GAAATTAGGCGCGGAGAAAGGCATCAACCTGCCCGGCGTCAAGCTGAACATCCCTTCGCTCACCCCGAAAGACCTGGACGACCTCGCCGTCATGGCGTCGCGCGTGGACATGATCGGCCTGTCGTTCGTGCGCAACCCGGAGGATGTCTGGGCGCTCCGCGAGGAGATGAATCGCCTGAAAGTGCGCGACGTGGGCGTGATCCTGAAGATCGAGACACGCGCCGCATTCGAGAATCTGCCCCAGTTATTGCTGGCCGGCATGCAACTGCCACCGGTCGGCGTGATGGTGGCGCGCGGCGATCTGGCGGTCGAGGTCGGCTTCGAGCGGTTGGCCGAAGTGCAGGAGGAGATCCTCTGGCTGTGCGAGGCGGCGCACGTGCCGGTGATCTGGGCAACCCAGGTGCTGGAGAGCATGGCCAAGTTTGGCTCGCCGTCGCGGGCCGAGGTGTCGGACGCGGTGATGAGCGGCCGGGCAGAGTGCGTGATGCTGAACAAAGGGCCGTACATCGTCGAGGCCGTGCGCTTTCTGAACGGCGTGCTGGAGCGCATGGAGGCGCATCAATCCAAGAAGCGCGCGCGGCTGCGCCGGCTGTCCATCTCGCGCCTTTGAGCACATCGCGCCCTAAAGGGCGGGGCTACCGCTGCCGCATGCCGGAGCAGGAGGGTAGGCACAGGCTTCAGCACGGCGCGCCCTAAAGGGCGGGGCTACCGCTGCCGCATGCCGGAGCAGGAGGGTAGGCACAGGCTTCAGCACGGCGCACCCTAAAGGGCGGGGCTATCGCTGCCGCATGCCGGAGCAGGAGGGTAGGCGCAGGCTTCAGCACGGCGCGCCCTAAAGGGCGGGGCTACCGCTGCCGCATGCCGGAGCAGGAGGGTAGGCGCAGGCTTCAGCACGGCGCGCCCTAAAGGGCGGGGCTACCGCTGCCGCATGCCGGAGCAGGAGGGTAGGCGCAGGCTTCAGCACGGCGCGCCCTAAAGGGCGGGACTACCGCTGCCGCATGCCGGAGCAGGAAGGTAGGCGCAGGCTTCAGCCTGCGCTGCGCGGCTATAGGGTGCACTACCGCGCGCCGGGAGAGCAATCTAACCCAACCTAACGAGTCACTAGAGGCCCGCTTCGTCAATCGGCATGCTCGGCATCTTCAAGTCCACCACTTCGCCGTGCCGGTTGATGACAATGCTGAAACCGAGCATGCCGAGGTATTGGCGCGCCTGCTCTGGGATGCCCACCGCGAACAACTGGGCGAAGTGTTGATCCAGATTGCGAATCTGCCGATCCACCGCGACCTTGGTGAACAAGTCGTCTTTGCCCAGCATGCGCAGCACCCCTTCGCTCACCAGCGCTTCGTTCTGCTGCACTTGTTCGCGAAACATGCTCAACACCTGCTCGTCTACCTTGCGCGCGTCTACGTGATACTTGAAGCCGTCCTCGACCAGCACGTAGGTCGGGTCGTGGCCCACATAGGCCACCGGCAGCGCGTTACCCGCTTCGTCGAGCACCAGGCCCTCGAAGAGCGCCTTTGTCATAGAGATCACCGATTCCCAATCAAAGCAGTCCTAACCATTGCGCCACGACCGGGCCGACGCCGATCATGTTCAGGGTAATCGGCATCAGCAGCACGCCGAGGCAATTCAGCCGCCGGCCGCCGACGATGACAGGGATCAAGCCGACGGTCGTCGCCACCAACATTATCACGAATCCGCCCCAGCCGGTAAACGCGAACGTGATCGCAACTGCGATGACCAGCGACCCACCGGCGATCCATTTGACGTTGAGGCGATTGATCAGCTTCGCCGTCGCGCGCGCCAGCCCGATCAGCACAACGAAGGCAACCGCGCCGGCCAGCGCCATGGCAGCGACGGCGAGCCAGTAGCTGCGCCAACCATACGGCACATAGACGCTGCTCAGCATCCACGCCATGCCGCCGCGCGTCAGCGTCAGCCCGGGCACGAACAGCAACAGGAAGCTGCCCACGTAGTAGGCCACCTTGGATGCGCCCAGCGAGATCATGAACAGCCGGTCGTTCCACTGCGCGGTGGCGTGCCCGGCCAGCAGGCCGCCGATGCCCCCACTGACGACCGGCAACACGCTGGCGAACAGGCCGCCGCTCAGGCCGGTCAGCGAGCCGCGCAGCAACAGCCGGGGCTCGATGTCGGCCGGCAGCGCAGTCGCCTGCGGTGGCGGCTTCGCGCCGAACAGGAGGATTTGCAGCAAGCCGGGGACGGCGAATAGGCCGATGAACGCCGGCATCAGGTTGACGAATGCCGATTCGACGGCGATCGGACTGCGATAGAGCAGGACGAACCCCAGCAGTCCACTCAAGATGAACGTGAGCAGGCCGGCGCCGAGGTAGGCCCATGCCGATAGCAAGCGTCGCACCGGCGGCGCCAGATCGTTGGCGCGCGGCCACTCGCCTAACAGCAAAAAGGCGATGATTGCTACCAGCATCCATCCGGTGTGCGGCTGAACGATCGTGCGCAACGGGTACAGGACCTCTTCCAGGATCGGCGCCAACAGCGCCAACCCGAGCAGCGCGCCTAGGCTACCTGCTCCGACCAGCAGCGCGGCTTCGATGCCATGCCCGCGCATGAGGTATTTCGTCGTCGGGAGCACCACGACCACGTTCGCGTCGTCCGGCGCAAAGAGGAACACGGCCGGGATGACGTTGACCACCGCCCAACCCACCAATGCGCCCAGCAGGAACATCGCCAATGCTTGATCGGCCAGGCCAATGACGCCACGTGTCGAGAGCAACAACGCCAGCCCGGCCACGTTGAACACATGCAGGCCGGGCAGCAGCGCCAGACCGCATCCGATCATCGCGCCGGCCAGCGCGATGGCGAGCAAGTTCAGGTCACCGAGCAAAGAGGCCATGATTACCCACCGGCTGACGTAATGTTGTCGCGCTTCCGCTTGCACGTGTTCGACTGAGATGAGTTATATTAAGGCTAGTCCAAGGAGAGAATCATGGCAACTACGAACACCAAGAAGGCGATGAGCAAATCGCAACTGACTGCAACGCTCGCGGAGAACACCGGCCTGAGCAAGGCGGACATCAATAAAGTCCTCGCTGCGCTGAGCGACGTCATCCATCGTGAACTGAGTCCGAGTGGTCCGCAGGTCTTCAGTCTGCCGGGGATCGTCAAGTTCACCGTGTCGCACAAGCCGGCGACGAGCACACGCGAGGGGGTCAATCCGTTCACCGGCGAGAAGATCATCATCGCCGCTAAACCCGAGCGAAATGTCGTTCGCGCGCGTGTGCTCAAGCCGCTGAAAGAGGCCGTCTGATCTCCGCAGGCTTACATAGGAATACTTTGAATGCGTGAGGCGACGGCTCAAGTCGCCTCGCCGTCTTTTCCGCGCTTACAATCCTGGGCTGTGAATCCGACGAGCCACCTTTCATTCCCCTCACAAGACGCTTCGCCATCAACCCCATTTGACTTCGACCAAGTCATTGACCGCCGCCGGCCAGGGTGTGTGAAGTGGACATACTACCCGAACGACGTCATCCCGATGTGGGTGGCCGACATGGACTTCCGCTCGCCCGAGCCGGTGCGTCAGGCCTTGGCCGAGCGAGTGAGCGAAGGCGTGTTCGGGTACGAGTTTCCGCAGGATAGCCTGACCCAGGCCATCTGCGCTTGGTTGGAGCGGCGCTACGGTTGGCGCGTCCAAACAGAAGAGATCATCTTCTTGCCCGGCTTGGTCAGCG
The window above is part of the Candidatus Roseilinea sp. genome. Proteins encoded here:
- a CDS encoding membrane protein, whose translation is MASLLGDLNLLAIALAGAMIGCGLALLPGLHVFNVAGLALLLSTRGVIGLADQALAMFLLGALVGWAVVNVIPAVFLFAPDDANVVVVLPTTKYLMRGHGIEAALLVGAGSLGALLGLALLAPILEEVLYPLRTIVQPHTGWMLVAIIAFLLLGEWPRANDLAPPVRRLLSAWAYLGAGLLTFILSGLLGFVLLYRSPIAVESAFVNLMPAFIGLFAVPGLLQILLFGAKPPPQATALPADIEPRLLLRGSLTGLSGGLFASVLPVVSGGIGGLLAGHATAQWNDRLFMISLGASKVAYYVGSFLLLFVPGLTLTRGGMAWMLSSVYVPYGWRSYWLAVAAMALAGAVAFVVLIGLARATAKLINRLNVKWIAGGSLVIAVAITFAFTGWGGFVIMLVATTVGLIPVIVGGRRLNCLGVLLMPITLNMIGVGPVVAQWLGLL